The Gossypium hirsutum isolate 1008001.06 chromosome A13, Gossypium_hirsutum_v2.1, whole genome shotgun sequence nucleotide sequence CTCGAGCACTAACACTAGATGATAACTtcactatctccaaagtattacaaacaaatagaactccttaagaattctcaaatgagagaagagagaaaactaaaagagaaagaataGTTGGGATTATTGAAAtaagaaatgagaaggcctatttatagttgaagttcaagGACCGAAccataaatagcccattatctcaaggacaaaaaatgaaattatcccatgccaatgTTTCAAGTCAATTTTTGATGCAAAGCCTGCACTTCCTATTTATTACATTGTTAGTCAATATTAATGGCTGCCATTTAATTGTCATGCAATTGTCAACAATCTGCCATGCAATTTGATGCTGCAAAACCATGCAATCATCAACAATCTctaccttgaagatttgattagaataatcacatcttcacagacttccttcaactccccaaatccaataaagctatcttttgtagtacCTTCAAATGCGCTTAttagcgccatacacctaaaggtgttCAAactctcaggatgttaatcaagttcaaacaatgaatgaacttgattgttgttaccaccttggtcatcatatctgcggaattatctgctgtcggaatcttctgaagtagaatttttcctttttcaaagacttctcgtacaaagtgatatcttacatcgatatgcttggttcttgaatgatagacttgatttttcgctagaTGAATAGCGCTTTGATTGTCataatatagactaatgtgactttgaataaCTCCCAAGTCTtccaacaatccattaagccaaatagcctccttaaaaGCTTCTGTAACTgtcatatattctgcctctgtagtagatacagctactgtagactgtaaggtagacttccaactcactggggctttagcaagagtaaacagataccccgtagttgaacgacgtttatctaaatcaccagcaaagttgGAATCAACATATCCATATACAAACTGATCAAGTGCTTCATCCTGCTCAAAAACTAAACCAACATTTACTGTTTTttgaagataccgtagaatccatttcacagcttgccaatgtccttttccaagatcatgcatatacctgctcacaactccaacagcttatGAAATGTCAGGCCAtatacacaccattgcatacatcaaactcccaactgcattagcatatgggactttttcCATTTACTctttttcctcttcaatcttcAGAGATAATTGAGCattaagtttcaaatgagaagcaagtggggtacttacatgtttttggttttcatttacaccaaaacattgtaatacctttttcagatattacttttgattcaaacaaatcttgcctctctgtctatttctacttatctccatgctgAGAAttttcttggcctcacctagatctttcatctcgaactcttgatttaactgagccttcagcttatctatctctttttggctTTTCGAagcaattaacatatcatcaacatacaagagaagataaatgaaagatcTATCAtacagcttctgcaaatacacacaattgtcatatttgcttcttgtatACTtttgccttctcataaagctatcaaatcacTTGTACCATtacctcggggattgcttcaatccatatagtgatttgttcagcttacaaacccaatttctacgaCTAGCATCTTTGTATCCTTCGgactgagtcatatagatctcttcttctaactcaccatgcaagaaagttGTCTttacatcaagttgagctagctccaaattcaattgtgctaccaaggccaataaaattctaatagaggaatgcttcacaacaggggaaaatacatcattataGTCAATTCcttccttctgagcgtagcctttagctaccaatcttggcTTGTAGCGAACATCTTTCTTGCtaagagatccatctttctttgcaaaTACCCACTTGCATCTGATTACCCTTTTACCTTTcagtaattgcgccaactcccaagtattgttcttccggagagactgcatttcttcattcatgaCGCTTTTCCATCtgtcactttctaagctttgcattactttttgataagtgataggaatattaTCATCAataacgggaagggcgtaggctaccatatcagtaaatcgagcaggtctgcgaatttctctccgtggccttgtaactgcaactggttctggtgtacttaaaGGTTCTTGGGTCaaaacctcttcaacctctaattcctccattgtggttagagaattagacttattaactagGCAAATCCCCACCTGCTCAAACTCCatctgttttggagtacactccacctgctatAGAGTATCGCTTATTTGAATATCTTCATCTACTACCTTTTTCAatatggcagattcatcaaaggtaacatctctgctacagatcattttctttgtgtctaaacaccaaagacgaaatccctttaCTCCAGAGGTGATTCCTATAAAGAGAGCTTtttttgccctcggatctaattTTGACTCATTTACATGGTAATATACAGTGGATCCAAatacatgtaaggaatcataatctgtagccggttttccagaccatacctccataggagttttcctttctaatgcagatgatggcaaacgattaacaagatggccagcgtatgtcacagcctcagcccaaaattacTTGCctaacccagcattggacaacatacatcgaactttctccaatagtgttcgattcatacgctctgccactccattttgctgtggtgtatccctaactgtgaagtgtcgaacaataccatactcttggcacacatcgaagaacatatcacttttatattcccctccattgtccatCCTAAGTCGCTtaattttcttgccagtctggttttcaatcatagttttccatttaagaaaaactctaagcacttcatccttatttctcatggtatacacccaaattCTTCTGGAAAAGttatcaacaaaagtaacaaagtagtgctTTCCTCCCAACAAAGGTGTTTtagaaggcccccacacatctgagtgaacatattccaaaataccttttgtattatggatagcagtgccgaatttcactctcttttgctttcctaGAACACAatgtttcacaaaattttaatttacaagcctttgcacctttcagcAATCCTTACTTCGctagaatttgcaaggatttttcactagcatgtcccaacttcatatgccacaattgcattgagtccaattctttgttaccgaaAGCTGCAGctactgctccaataactgtactaccttggtagtaatacaagttatttttcttgatgcccttcaatatcccaagtgcgccagatgtcactttcaaaaccccatctctcatagtaacaactgaacctttggattccaaggctcccaatgagatgagatttttcttcaaactgggcacgtaccgaacatcagtcaaaactctagttgatccatcttgattctttaattggattgaacctatcctaacagttttacaggcattgtcattgcccatataaacaactcctcaatttagttctactaaatcagagaaccactcccgattaggggacatatgataggtataacctgaatccaatatccactcatctgaatggaatgatgatgatgatgtaaccagtgatagttcagagtcactggtatcatgctttgcaacacaagcatctagagcagtttttcccttattcttcagctttggacaatttttcttccaatgGCCTTTCTTATGAAAAAATgtacattcatctttcccgagtctggatattgactttgatctccccttctgAGCTTTtctccgagtgtatgaacgacctccaactactaaagcttctgtgtCTCTGactgagtttttctgtttgtctttctttctctgttcataactgtataaggccgcacagacttcactcagagatatatcactatTGCcgtgaagtagagtagtttctagaaactcaaactcctcaggaagtaaccccaacagcatcaaagccaaatcttcatctttgaatgtctcatccatatttagtaaatcagtgactaactgattaaatttggtgatatggtcattcattgtggtacttgggacgtaagtGAAATGAAACaatcttttcttcaagtggagcttattctgactgtttttcttcaaaaaattttcaagtGCCAcacacaacttatttgcagaagtctcctttgaaaaagcatacctctgctctcgagaaaggcatgatcaaattgtgccacatgccaaccgattgattgccttccaatctttctcctgtacatcatctggtttttTTCATCAATGGTAATGTCTaaaccctgctgaaaaagggcatctagaacctcactttgccacataccaaaatggctcgtgccatcaaagatctccacgacCAATCTTGTATTTACTATTGttggtcttgtccacatggacgatgttgaagttCCTAAACCATCCGTTATCTCCATAATATTTCAATATACCTATGGAAATCTTTTTTGATATGGAAGATCaatttaaactgcaaccacagagcatactatgATTAACCtttggctcttgataccacttgttgttccaatagggttggaagcgtgtaaattattgtactaaaaaatcacacaaagttcaattcccaggaaagagaggtggatcacaagtatctcttaagtaccaagtctttccttagtcagaatatcccttctatcgtaatttaatagcacaattaaatactactattatactctcaactattgaaagaaaaataggacaataaagaacacaagagttttaactaggttcggtaaattatacctacgtcctcgggcactaacactaGATGATAACTtcactatctccaaaatattacaaacaaatagaactccttaagaattctcaaatgagagaagagagaaaactaaaagagaaagaataGTTGAGattattgaaatgagaaatgggaaggcctatttatagttgaagttcaagAACTAAACCATAAATAGCTCATTATCCCAaggaccaaaaaagaaattatcccatgccaatgTTTCAAGTCAATTTTCGGTGCAAAGCCTGCCCCTCCTATTTATTACATTGTTGGGCTGCCATTTAATTGTCATGCAATTGTCAACAATCTGCCATGCAATTTGATGCTGCAAAACCATGCAATCGTCAACAATGAAGCTTCATGGAATTGAGAGCTTCATTAAGGACATTTTGACATATGCAATAGACGACTTTTCCTATACAAAGTCCGGGTTTTCTTTCTCCGTAAAAACACAAACAATTCAAAAGACTTTTCAACTTTCTCCAACAATAAAAACAAGTAGATTCTacgataaaattataataaacaaaCTGTATAAGACTTTCACGTTGATTTTCTAGGCAAGAGGTTGATTTTCCAATGGCTTCTAATAAAcccatcttcttcttcctcctcttgCTGTTTCTCTCGTTGAAGCTGCAAAGCTCAAGCTCACAAACATGGATTAAAGCTGGCTACTGGACATCTATCTCTTCCCTTCCTGTTTCTGATATAAACTCTGCTCTTTTCACTCACCTTTTTGCCTCCTTTGCTTTTATAAACAAAACCTCTTATCAGCTTTTTATCAATTCCTCAGATGAACAATCTTTCTCTAACTTCACCAGTATTGTAAAACTAAAGAATCCGTCCATCACTACTATTTTGTCCATTTGGGTTACAAGATCTGAGTCCACCACCTTTTCTTTGATTGTTAATGAAACTTCCCGTCGAAAATCTTTCATTGAATCTTCAGTCAAAACAGCCAGGCTTTATGGTTTTCATGGTTTAGACCTTTATGGGTTTGAGCCTACGAATGGCACCAGTTTGGGTACGTTTTTGGATGAATGGCGAGCTGAAGTAGCTTCTGAGTCGAGAAACACTGGTAACACACGGTTGTTATTAACTATGTCGGCTCGTCGCTTGCCAATTGTCAACTCAGTGAGTTATCCTATTGAGTCCGCAAAACGAAACCTGGATTGGATAAATATTGTGGCATATGACTACCAGGTGCCAAAAGTAGACAGATTTACCggttttcatgcacctttatttGACCCATTAGGAAGGGCTAACACTGATGATGATATAAGGGAATGGTTAAAGAGAGGTTTCCCTGCTGATAAGCTAGTTTTAGGTTTGCCTTACCATGGCTATGGATGGAAGCTTGTTAACTCTGCTGACAATGGTATTGGTTCAGCAGCTTTGGGACCGGCTCTCACCATTGATGGTTCAATGGGGTATAAGTTAATCAAATCATTCATTCAAAACTATGGTTATGGCGTTGAAGCTGTGTATAATTCTACTTATGTGGTGAGTTTTTGCAAAATCGGGTCGAATTGGATCAATTTCGACGATGTGGAAGCCATTAAAGCTAAGGTTTCTTATGCCAAGGTAAAGGGTCTACTTGGTTACACAGCCTTTCAACTCTCCAATGACGATAATTGGGTGCTTTCACAAGCAGGTAATATGTTGGAACAtatcaattttacaaaatattgaattttCAAACATTGACTAGGAAAAATATGTGAAGCGGCCACACTGCTTGCCTCTATTTGGCATATTTTAATTTGTGGGGCTTTCTAATGTAATAATCTGTTacttttttattaactttttaagGCCTAGAGCCCTAGACAATAACGGTGTCTTGTAATTATCATGTCTTGTTTGCCGGTAACAGAGCctagttttgttgaaattttaaaatcctTACAAAACATTGTACTATAATTAAAGTAATGAATAATGTATTAACGTTCCACAGCTTATGGAGTAGGCACAACTCAGCCGAAGAAACATCAGTTATTGGTGATTGTTTTGGTTACAGTTGCTGCAATGGTTCTCCTGATTATGGCTCTCATTTATTACCCTCAACACAAAGTATTCAAATCACAAGGTAAATTATTTGGACATGTGAGAATCTGAAATGATTCGAGACAATAATCGTACATTGATTCCACGAGATTTTGATTGCAGGGCTTTTGGGTGCGTTGAAAATATCGGTATCTTTGATAAGAACCAAAATATCAGGTAAAAGAAAGCATGAAAATGGTGATCCTAATCTCCAAGCTTTCACTTTCGCTACCATTAAAGCTGCCACTAATAACTTTTCAAATGAGAATAAGCTTGGAGAAGGTGGATATGGTCCTGTTTACAAGGTAAATATACTATTACTTCGATAATGCATTTGAAGAACCATATGTTTTCAGCTTACCTGCAGCAGATTATGAAATTTCAGGGACCAATGAAACTGTTAGCAGTTTACCTCACATTGCtaataaatataaagtataaagaatttaaataaaaaattctttataaTTTGAGTAATTAAGTTGGGTGTCTAGGGATCAATGCGCTAACTTATTGAGcttcatgtacatatataaaaagcCAAACGATGGGCGCTTGAATTCGATGGTGCAAATATAACTTGCGGTATAAGCATGTGCTAAGTAAtacttttttgataaaaaaaatgtgcCTATATAAAACTCGAATACTGCTATTTACacaaatttatcttttttgttttaaaacttgGTGTATTCTAGAAGCAAAATTATAGCATTTAAGGACAGTGAATCACGCTTCAATTCTATATCTTATTTCTCTCAAATTTTCTTTCTTGTGCCACAAGTTTCTTTATTGCACAACAAATTTCTAAGGGAAAATATTAACTGCATATTGTGGATTGTGGACAATATATAACAGGGAGAGTTGTCAAACGGGCAAGAAATAGCAGTGAAGAGGCTCTCGAGAAGCTCAAATCAAGGATTGGAGGAGTTCAAAAATGAGATCAATCTTACAGCTAAGCTTCAACATGTGAATCTAGTTCGTGTTCTGGGAATTTGTACTGAGAATGAAGAAAAAATGTTGGTTTATGAGTTCATGCTGAACAAAAGTTTGGATTTTTACCTCTATGGTAAGTAATACTTCATTCGTTTCAACTTACCATGATTGTAAAATAACTATTTATGGAATTTTATAAACTTCTTATCCAAAAGAGACAAATATTATTCATACACTTAACCCATGCAGATCCATTTAAAAGGCATATGTTAGATTGGAGAAAAAGAATTTCAATAATCGAAGGAGTTACTCAAGGCCTTTTATATCTCCAAGAATACTCAAATTACACTATAATTCACCGCGATATAAAGGCAAGCAACATTTTATTAGATTCTGAAATGAACCCGAAGATATCGGATTTCGGGATGGCCAAGTTTTTCAAGAAGGATGAACTTGAAGCAAATACTAACAGAATTGTTGGGACATAGTAAGTGAACCACATGGTCTCAAATAATATATATCAGagttattttcatctttttcattgcATCTATGCGTAGTTATTAATTCATTGATTCAATGTAGTGGCTATGTTCCTCCGGAGTACGTTAAGAAAGGAATATACTCTACCAAGTACGATGTTTATAGTTTCGGAGTTCTACTTCTGCAAATTATCAGTGGCAAGAGGAATTCCAGTCTGTATGGGTGCCATGAAAACTTGAATCTTCTTGAATATGTAAGTAACTTTGagacacttttttttcttctccattttGAGGTACGAATATTGGAAAATGTATAATGTTGAATGATGATATCCAGGCATACGAATTGTGGAAGCTAGGTCGAGGGGCAGAGTTTTTCGACGCATCACTTGATGATTCATCTTCGTCATGTAAGCTCATTACATGTATGCAATTGGCACTTCTATGTGTGCAGGAAAATCCTGCAGATAGGCCGTCAATGGTGGAAGTTTTTACGATTCTCAAGAACAAAAGCAGTGTAGCAATCTCTGTACCTAAGCAACCTGCATATTCAACTACAAGAGATGAAAGGAAGGACATTGGGAGGAAAAAAGTTTTTTCTGTCAACGGTGCATCGATAACCCAAGTGGAACCTCGATGACTGACAGTTTATGCATTTGAGAAACATTTTAtgtaacagaaaagaaaatttcaagcAAATATAGATATGGAAGATTGGAACAAGTTGTTGAACCCATAGCTGTAACTATGATTGAACTTCAagcgaagaaaagaaaaaacagttCTGATTACAAGCTGAAGTTGATACAACTGCATGATTAATCATATTCCTACGATGAAGAAAACATCAAAGGACTTTCATCCCAAAGATTTTGTTGAAGTATACTGATAAACTGTTGTGATGATTCATTCGAAGCTAAGAAGTAGAATTACTGTTAAGTGTCTTTGGCTACATAAAGAGGGATGGGGTTTGCTAGGAGAAATGGAATTTAACAGGTATGAAAGCCCGAATTCCAGCATTGGTAAACCCTTCATTTATTCctctttcaagaaaaaaaatgcaaTGTTAACAGTAGCTAGGAGAAAACTCAAGACATCTTTTAGGCATTAAATACCGTCTTTGTTTCTAAAGGTGCCAACAAATAATGCCAAAGgcataataaattttgtaaaatgtaaattataattaatccAATCAGATAGAGTAGAAGAAAAGAGCCTGATTTGTGCCGAACGCTCGCAATATGTTCCAATTCCAATTACCCATGACATCAGACATATCCGCAACTGTAGCACCTTCATCGATGGCGGTTGGCGTAAGACAAAGGCTTTTTAGGGAGTCAATCTCTGAAATCCATATATTTCGTCTAAAATTTGACAAGCTTGCCATCTCCTATCACCCAACTAAGATAATCATGTAAATCTCCCCAAAATTTGAAGAGGGGTTGCTTGACAAAAGAGCATTTGGATCTGTAAATATTTTCCTGACAACCCTCCACCATGTTATACTTACTGCGCATGACTCTAACCCCAAAGGCATATGTATTTGCTATTGAGTTGAAGCCGAATTTCATAATGGACACGTTATGATCTCTCGATTGTCGAAGAAGGCGGCCACCATTTGAAATTGGTTGGCAACAAGTCTCAGTGGAAGCTCCCGAGATGAAGTTACGACAATGATCCGATTTGAGCCGTACGTGATAAACGATGAACAAATCTCATTTGTGAGTAGCCATGGATCAACAACTTATTTTGCTACAAGGTCTAAGTATTCCCACAATGTCGTCTTCTTCGCCCTCTAAGGAATTCCATAGACAATGGTTAAACTAAATATGAAAAGGAGGTATAGATCCTTGTACCTTACAATGGACAAACTGTGAATGATTTACAAATAGCATCCATTAAAATAGAGTTCTTCCAACAAAGCCAAATACCTCTAGTGAATCCTCAAGTTTTGATTCGGTGTTGATACTAGAATCCCAATTACATGGTCACCTTATCCGCCTTCAGCCGCTAACACAAGTTTGGATGAATGCAAACAAATCCGGATTGTGCTCACGACAAATCTCTTTTATCAAACTGAACTTAAAATGCTCACATCCTTGACAATTTCACCCAATTGATGGAAAATTaaaaaccatgaatattatatataaaaaaaaaagaggagagtTGAACCTGATCAGGTATCAAGCTTACTGAATTAGCATTGGCATCAACTTTATTCGAGCTATTCCTATTGTCCAATTCAACACTACTAGAAAATGTCTTAACAGTGACAAATTTTTTTCATCCAAATTTCCGTCACTATTATAGTTTATTAGCGATTAGTGACTGATTAATGACAGAAATAACATGTACTACTTAACCATTGACAGAATTTTGTTTCGGAGTGTAACGAAAATATGACGGAAATTATATCCTGCCACAATTACAAACCCAATGTTTGGAGATTATTTCTCAACAACCTTTTGTGATGAGAATTTCTGTCACAAgtattgaaattataaataatgaCAGATTTTGTGTTGGGCTTGTGACggatttaattaataaaattatttttaaaaaataactttattttttaatagacCCACATATCtaattaattacttttaaaatggattattattttaaaagtaattttaaaataaatttgtaaatCTAAGAAAATCTATTCtaacaaatttaaattataaaaaaaaattagccttaaaaaaacatgaattaaaggaAACGTGAGACgctttgtattaaaaaaatttcaaaataaaagtttagGAAAGCTCTAAATGGGACATTGATCATGAGGTTTGAGTctggaaaatagaaaattcagtGAGCTGGTAAGTTTCTTAATCTTTCTGTATTCATGGATTTGAGAAAAGAGAAGTTAAGGATTTCTGAGATCTTTGAAAAACTTCTACATGTTTCTGGATTATGAGTTTTAAATCTTGAATACCTTCTATTTAATCGATATATTGATTGTCGTGCTTAGTTGCCAGGACGAAAGAAGTTCTTACGTTTGAAAAAACTAAGCTGGAGagtgataagctataaaagtaacatattttaattctattcttaatgcgtttttggatgattaattatgcaaattagtgaatttgatgctcttaatcctttaaattcttgtttctatacttaggaaaACATTTAGGAGCGAAAAAAacgaaaaacgagccaaaatcagacaaataaAGCTGTTTTCAGGAGCCACACGAcctaggcatttccacacgggctgggcacacgcccgtgtgagccacagggttggccatacgcccatgtgccagctcgtTTCGATTTCACACCCtgtgataagtcgtaatttatacataattttatctcatgcttagcatatttttggaattcaatgctcctaatcctttaatttcatgttttatacttaggtgagcacaggagagtaaaaagagcgagaaacaggccaaaaatggaaaaaatgggtcaacgtgggaaatcaacacggcctggacttcctcacacgggtagaccacacgcccatgtctattTAGTAGACTCTAAACTCGGCCTAAGCCACctcacacaagcgtgtccctatcgagccaaagtctagtcctattcggaaaaggccattcttgagggttttgaagcattctaaagcctatataaacaccccaggagGTACCTAGAAAAGGGAtgcggagtaggaggcaaggaactactcgaagaaagccgattgatccatctcagaagctggattctccttcaagactgaagatctcccttcactttccttcgggatttttgggtttctttatgttttgttatcattattcttttgagatgtttccttttacacttatgaactaaatcccctaaatacctaaggggaatgaaacctaagacggtattattttttgaattatatgataaatatttgatttgatcttaattatgtgttcttaattcttgctttaatattccaggatattgattcaagtattgatgttcttattcagaggagcaaaagtccctgtctaagagcagatctagcataattaagcggagttgattacaCCCCTAG carries:
- the LOC107893423 gene encoding probable LRR receptor-like serine/threonine-protein kinase At5g37450, with amino-acid sequence MASNKPIFFFLLLLFLSLKLQSSSSQTWIKAGYWTSISSLPVSDINSALFTHLFASFAFINKTSYQLFINSSDEQSFSNFTSIVKLKNPSITTILSIWVTRSESTTFSLIVNETSRRKSFIESSVKTARLYGFHGLDLYGFEPTNGTSLGTFLDEWRAEVASESRNTGNTRLLLTMSARRLPIVNSVSYPIESAKRNLDWINIVAYDYQVPKVDRFTGFHAPLFDPLGRANTDDDIREWLKRGFPADKLVLGLPYHGYGWKLVNSADNGIGSAALGPALTIDGSMGYKLIKSFIQNYGYGVEAVYNSTYVVSFCKIGSNWINFDDVEAIKAKVSYAKVKGLLGYTAFQLSNDDNWVLSQAAYGVGTTQPKKHQLLVIVLVTVAAMVLLIMALIYYPQHKVFKSQGLLGALKISVSLIRTKISGKRKHENGDPNLQAFTFATIKAATNNFSNENKLGEGGYGPVYKGELSNGQEIAVKRLSRSSNQGLEEFKNEINLTAKLQHVNLVRVLGICTENEEKMLVYEFMLNKSLDFYLYDPFKRHMLDWRKRISIIEGVTQGLLYLQEYSNYTIIHRDIKASNILLDSEMNPKISDFGMAKFFKKDELEANTNRIVGTYGYVPPEYVKKGIYSTKYDVYSFGVLLLQIISGKRNSSLYGCHENLNLLEYAYELWKLGRGAEFFDASLDDSSSSCKLITCMQLALLCVQENPADRPSMVEVFTILKNKSSVAISVPKQPAYSTTRDERKDIGRKKVFSVNGASITQVEPR